The Halalkalibacter krulwichiae genome has a segment encoding these proteins:
- the metH gene encoding methionine synthase, producing MSKSLFEQQLEKKILILDGAMGTMLQQANLTADDFGGEEFEGCNEHLNETAPHVIETIHRDYLAAGADIIETNTFGSTDIVLDDYDIGYKAEELSYQATAIARKVADEFSTPDWPRFVAGAMGPTTKSLSVTGGTTFEKLIESYHIQARGIIRGGADIMLLETSQDMRNVKAGYIGIERAFSELNVTLPIFVSGTIEPMGTTLAGQNIEAFYLSLEHMNPTVVGLNCATGPEFMRDHIRSLSELATTYVSCYPNAGLPDEEGHYHESPESLAIKLKAFAEKGWLNVVGGCCGTTPDHIRAMVEATRDFKPRQFNESHPHAVSGIEPLIYDDSMRPLFVGERTNVIGSRKFKRLIAEGKFEEASEIARAQVKRGAHVIDACLADPDREELEDMESFLKYVVNKVKVPLMIDSTDEKVIEKALTYSQGKAIINSINLEDGEERFEAVVPIIKQYGAAVVVGTIDETGMAVTAQKKVEVAIRSHDLLVHKYGLKSEDIIFDPLVFPVGTGDEQYIGSAEATVEGIKLIKEALPKCLTILGVSNVSFGLPPVGREVLNAVYLYHCTQAGLDYAIVNTEKLERYASISDEEKEMARKLLFETTDETLAEFTAFYRGKKAEKKVDNSNLTLEERLASYIVEGTKEGLIDDLNQALATYSDPLDIINGPLMTGMDEVGRLFNNNELIVAEVLQSAEVMKASVAHLEPHMEKKEDDNGKGKILLATVKGDVHDIGKNLVEIILSNNGFKIVNLGIKVTSHELIEAIKKENPDAVGLSGLLVKSAQQMVLTAQDLRQQQISIPILVGGAALTRKFTDTKIAAEYDGLVLYAKDAMNGLDIANRLAKPEERERLATELAEARAKKEAVRPAARKQIERTNEIGQSDVKRDGPIYKPEDMDTHILRDYKLSHLEPYINMQMLLGRHLGIQGKVSRLLEEKDPRTVDLKEKVDAFLTEAKKNQVIQAHGMYQFFPAQADGNDIIIYDPIDQTTEIERFSFPRQSHKPFLCLADYVRPVSSGEKDYVGFLSVTAGHGVRELAEQAKRDGDYLYSHLIQAAALEIAEGFAERVHQLMRDKMGFPDSADMTMEDRFSAKYQGVRVSFGYPACPNLEDQEKLFKLLKPEKIGVKLTEGFMMEPEASVTAMVFAHPEGRYFNVLA from the coding sequence ATGAGTAAGTCACTATTTGAACAACAACTTGAAAAGAAAATTCTCATCTTAGATGGTGCGATGGGGACCATGTTACAGCAAGCTAACTTAACCGCTGATGATTTTGGGGGCGAGGAGTTTGAAGGGTGTAATGAGCATTTAAATGAAACAGCTCCGCATGTTATTGAAACCATTCATCGCGACTACTTAGCTGCAGGTGCTGACATTATTGAAACAAATACGTTTGGTTCTACAGATATCGTGTTAGATGATTATGATATCGGCTATAAAGCAGAGGAGCTAAGCTATCAGGCAACTGCAATCGCGAGGAAGGTTGCGGATGAGTTTTCTACACCAGATTGGCCTCGATTTGTTGCGGGTGCAATGGGGCCTACGACAAAATCACTGTCAGTAACTGGCGGAACGACTTTTGAAAAGTTAATTGAGTCCTATCACATTCAGGCAAGGGGGATTATTCGCGGCGGTGCGGATATCATGTTGCTAGAGACAAGTCAAGATATGCGAAATGTCAAAGCCGGCTATATTGGAATTGAACGTGCGTTTTCTGAGCTAAATGTGACATTACCAATCTTTGTATCGGGAACTATTGAACCAATGGGAACGACATTAGCTGGGCAAAATATTGAAGCTTTTTATTTATCGCTTGAGCATATGAACCCAACGGTAGTTGGTCTAAATTGTGCTACAGGACCTGAATTTATGCGAGATCACATTCGTTCCTTATCAGAGTTGGCAACAACTTATGTTAGCTGTTATCCGAATGCGGGATTGCCAGATGAAGAAGGACATTACCATGAATCACCAGAGTCGCTTGCGATTAAGCTTAAAGCATTCGCTGAAAAAGGTTGGCTAAATGTAGTAGGAGGGTGTTGTGGAACGACTCCTGATCATATTCGAGCAATGGTTGAAGCGACTAGAGACTTTAAACCTAGACAGTTTAACGAATCTCATCCTCATGCAGTGTCAGGAATAGAACCTCTCATCTATGATGATAGTATGAGACCGTTATTTGTTGGAGAGAGAACGAATGTAATTGGTTCGCGTAAGTTTAAGCGATTGATAGCAGAAGGGAAGTTTGAAGAGGCTTCTGAAATTGCTCGAGCTCAGGTGAAACGAGGGGCGCATGTAATCGATGCTTGTTTAGCTGACCCAGACCGAGAAGAATTAGAAGATATGGAAAGCTTCTTAAAATACGTTGTTAATAAAGTCAAAGTTCCGTTGATGATTGACTCAACTGATGAGAAAGTGATTGAAAAAGCACTAACCTATTCACAAGGGAAAGCAATTATTAATTCAATTAATTTAGAAGATGGCGAAGAGCGTTTTGAAGCGGTTGTTCCTATTATTAAGCAATACGGGGCAGCGGTTGTAGTTGGTACAATTGATGAAACTGGAATGGCTGTGACAGCACAAAAGAAAGTAGAAGTGGCAATTCGCTCTCATGATTTACTTGTTCATAAATATGGACTTAAATCAGAGGATATAATCTTTGATCCATTAGTATTCCCTGTTGGAACTGGCGATGAGCAATACATTGGTTCAGCTGAAGCGACAGTTGAAGGGATCAAGTTAATAAAAGAAGCACTTCCGAAGTGTTTGACTATTTTAGGTGTTAGTAATGTCTCATTTGGTCTTCCTCCTGTAGGTAGAGAAGTATTAAATGCGGTTTATTTATATCACTGTACTCAAGCGGGCTTAGATTACGCTATCGTAAATACAGAAAAACTTGAGAGATATGCATCCATATCTGATGAAGAAAAAGAAATGGCGCGAAAGCTATTATTTGAAACAACAGATGAAACACTTGCCGAATTTACAGCCTTTTACCGCGGAAAGAAAGCAGAAAAGAAGGTCGACAATTCAAATCTAACACTTGAAGAGCGGTTAGCCTCCTATATCGTTGAAGGGACGAAAGAAGGCCTTATTGACGATCTAAACCAAGCATTGGCTACTTATTCTGATCCGCTTGATATTATAAACGGGCCATTAATGACGGGAATGGATGAAGTTGGACGTTTGTTTAACAATAATGAGTTGATTGTAGCTGAAGTACTACAAAGTGCTGAAGTTATGAAAGCTTCTGTTGCTCATCTGGAACCACATATGGAGAAAAAGGAAGATGACAACGGAAAAGGGAAAATCTTGCTTGCTACCGTAAAAGGTGATGTTCATGACATTGGGAAAAATCTTGTAGAAATCATTTTAAGCAACAATGGTTTTAAGATTGTTAATTTAGGGATAAAAGTTACATCCCACGAGTTAATAGAAGCGATTAAAAAGGAAAACCCAGATGCAGTTGGTTTATCTGGCTTATTGGTTAAGTCGGCACAGCAAATGGTATTAACCGCTCAAGATCTTAGACAGCAACAAATCTCGATCCCCATTCTTGTTGGCGGTGCTGCTTTAACACGTAAGTTTACAGATACGAAAATTGCAGCGGAATATGACGGTCTTGTTTTATATGCAAAAGATGCAATGAATGGCTTAGATATTGCCAATCGTTTAGCTAAGCCTGAAGAGCGTGAACGCTTAGCAACTGAGCTTGCTGAGGCTAGGGCAAAAAAAGAAGCGGTTCGTCCTGCGGCCCGTAAACAAATCGAACGTACAAATGAAATTGGTCAATCAGACGTTAAACGAGATGGCCCTATTTATAAGCCAGAAGATATGGACACTCATATTTTACGGGATTATAAATTGTCGCATTTAGAGCCATACATTAATATGCAAATGTTACTTGGCAGACATTTAGGAATTCAAGGAAAGGTGAGCAGACTCTTAGAAGAGAAAGATCCTAGAACGGTAGATCTAAAAGAAAAGGTTGATGCCTTTTTAACAGAGGCAAAGAAAAATCAGGTGATACAAGCTCACGGAATGTATCAATTTTTCCCGGCTCAAGCTGATGGAAATGATATCATCATTTATGATCCGATTGATCAAACAACTGAAATTGAAAGGTTCAGCTTTCCTAGACAAAGTCATAAGCCGTTTCTATGCTTAGCTGATTATGTGCGACCTGTTTCCAGCGGGGAAAAGGATTATGTTGGATTTTTATCTGTGACAGCAGGTCATGGTGTTAGAGAGCTTGCTGAACAAGCAAAACGAGATGGTGACTATTTATATAGTCATTTAATCCAAGCTGCTGCATTAGAAATAGCAGAAGGTTTTGCTGAGCGTGTGCATCAATTAATGAGAGATAAGATGGGTTTTCCAGACTCTGCTGACATGACGATGGAAGACAGGTTCTCCGCTAAGTACCAAGGAGTTAGAGTTTCTTTTGGATATCCAGCATGTCCAAATCTTGAAGATCAAGAGAAGTTATTTAAATTACTAAAACCAGAAAAAATCGGTGTCAAATTAACGGAAGGTTTTATGATGGAGCCTGAGGCATCCGTAACTGCAATGGTATTTGCTCATCCTGAAGGACGCTATTTTAATGTGTTAGCATAA
- a CDS encoding cell wall hydrolase, producing the protein MKRNLLSLKIPLFMAFFCIALIGQSGTSYAFTDQVIQRGATGDDVVELQARLQYNGFYNDTIDGVYGWSTYWAVRNFQEQFGLEVDGLVGPQMKDMLVRATNYNEEFVKKALNEGRKFTHYGGTPKDIQKGPKGSRDGQAQAGRDAKQQPAQQREQDRREPQQQQQQQQQQQQQQQPQQPGTPEGQPAPQDQQPAQPEGEQPDQQPTPEQPAQPEPTPEEPVPYAEEPQEQDNEANIQKATNVPAGYSENDIQLMAQAVYGEARGEPYVGQVAVAAVVINRINSPTFPNTVSGVIFEPRAFTAVADGQIYMTPDETARRAVLDAINGQDPTGNAIYYFNPDTATSGWIWSRPQIKKIGKHIFCH; encoded by the coding sequence ATGAAACGAAATTTGTTATCTCTTAAGATTCCACTTTTCATGGCATTTTTTTGTATTGCATTGATTGGACAAAGCGGAACAAGTTATGCATTTACCGATCAAGTGATTCAAAGGGGTGCTACGGGTGATGATGTTGTCGAACTGCAAGCTCGCCTTCAATACAATGGCTTTTATAACGATACCATTGATGGGGTATATGGGTGGAGTACGTATTGGGCAGTTCGTAACTTTCAAGAACAATTTGGGTTAGAAGTAGATGGTTTAGTAGGACCGCAAATGAAAGATATGTTAGTTCGCGCAACTAATTACAATGAAGAGTTTGTGAAAAAAGCATTAAATGAAGGACGGAAATTTACTCATTATGGCGGAACGCCAAAAGACATCCAAAAAGGTCCTAAAGGAAGTAGGGATGGTCAAGCTCAAGCTGGACGCGACGCCAAGCAGCAACCGGCGCAACAACGCGAACAAGATCGGAGAGAGCCACAACAGCAGCAGCAACAGCAACAGCAACAGCAACAGCAACAGCAGCCACAACAACCTGGTACGCCGGAGGGTCAACCAGCACCACAAGATCAACAACCGGCACAACCGGAAGGCGAACAACCAGACCAACAACCAACACCAGAACAGCCAGCTCAACCTGAACCGACTCCAGAAGAGCCTGTTCCGTATGCAGAGGAACCGCAAGAGCAAGACAATGAAGCAAATATTCAAAAGGCAACGAATGTTCCTGCAGGTTATTCAGAAAATGATATTCAACTAATGGCACAAGCTGTTTACGGAGAGGCGCGAGGGGAACCGTATGTAGGGCAAGTTGCTGTCGCAGCCGTGGTCATTAATCGAATAAACAGTCCAACATTCCCAAATACAGTTTCTGGCGTAATTTTTGAACCAAGAGCATTTACGGCAGTAGCTGATGGCCAGATTTATATGACACCGGATGAGACAGCCCGTCGTGCAGTACTTGATGCAATTAATGGGCAAGATCCGACTGGTAATGCAATTTACTATTTTAATCCAGACACAGCTACTTCAGGTTGGATCTGGTCAAGACCGCAAATTAAGAAAATTGGCAAACATATTTTCTGTCATTAA
- a CDS encoding germination protein YpeB, with the protein MVRNFVIGLLAVAVVATGIWGFQEREEKQVLRVTAENNYQRAFHELAYHLDLIEDQLGATLAMNSRRQLTPALADVWRVVSLAQENIGQLPLSSVELGKTEEFLFKLGRFSYRTSIRDLEKEPLTDEEYETLEKLYGYAKEIREEVRESQAMMMQNGEEWVNIDAELAASKEPLDNMMVNNLEVMNKSVDSYSETDWGQD; encoded by the coding sequence GTGGTACGAAATTTTGTGATTGGACTATTAGCTGTAGCCGTAGTTGCAACAGGAATTTGGGGCTTTCAAGAACGAGAAGAGAAGCAAGTGCTTCGAGTAACAGCGGAAAATAATTACCAACGTGCTTTCCATGAGCTGGCCTATCATCTAGATTTAATTGAAGATCAATTGGGAGCGACACTTGCCATGAATTCGAGACGTCAATTAACACCAGCATTAGCAGATGTTTGGCGTGTAGTAAGTTTAGCTCAAGAAAATATAGGACAGCTTCCTCTAAGTAGTGTCGAACTTGGCAAAACAGAGGAGTTCCTATTTAAATTAGGGAGATTCAGTTATCGTACGTCGATTCGCGATCTAGAAAAGGAACCGTTGACAGATGAAGAATATGAAACATTAGAAAAGCTTTATGGTTATGCAAAAGAAATAAGGGAAGAAGTACGTGAGTCACAGGCAATGATGATGCAAAATGGAGAAGAATGGGTAAACATTGATGCAGAGTTAGCTGCTTCAAAGGAACCTCTTGATAATATGATGGTTAATAACCTAGAGGTGATGAATAAGTCCGTTGATAGTTATAGTGAAACGGATTGGGGGCAGGATTAG
- a CDS encoding germination protein YpeB produces the protein MGAGLAAIDDLNGELKRALDGDPVSKEEAEKVARQYLDVGNQANVHVAETGNGLAYPAYTVVVDDPDHETNYYMDISVNGGEPIWFLQERQINEQEISLSDAVEKAEKYLKEMGKEDMQLVDSRQYDSIALLEFVHLEDNVRVYNDLISLEVALDDGDILGYEAKAYLINHKERDIPDPKLTSEEARERLNTRLDVMEDHLAVIENDLGQEVLCYEFYGVIDNDTYRIFINAEDGEEEKVDRLNTSEPVYDFTN, from the coding sequence TTGGGGGCAGGATTAGCTGCAATCGATGACTTGAACGGGGAGTTGAAGAGGGCCTTGGATGGCGACCCTGTTTCAAAAGAAGAAGCGGAGAAGGTTGCTAGACAATATTTAGACGTCGGAAATCAAGCAAATGTTCATGTAGCGGAAACTGGAAACGGATTAGCCTATCCAGCATATACGGTTGTTGTAGATGATCCAGATCATGAAACAAATTACTATATGGATATAAGTGTGAACGGTGGAGAACCTATTTGGTTCCTTCAAGAAAGGCAAATAAATGAGCAAGAAATAAGCCTTTCTGATGCAGTAGAAAAGGCTGAGAAATACCTTAAGGAAATGGGCAAAGAGGATATGCAACTTGTTGATAGTAGACAATATGATTCTATTGCCTTGCTTGAGTTTGTTCATCTTGAAGACAATGTTCGCGTATATAATGATTTGATTTCACTAGAAGTAGCACTAGACGATGGTGATATATTAGGTTATGAAGCTAAAGCATATTTAATTAACCACAAAGAACGTGATATTCCTGATCCGAAATTGACGAGTGAAGAAGCTAGAGAACGCTTGAATACTCGTTTAGATGTAATGGAAGATCATCTAGCTGTAATTGAAAATGACTTGGGTCAAGAAGTATTATGTTATGAGTTCTATGGTGTCATTGACAATGATACGTATAGAATTTTTATCAATGCTGAAGATGGTGAAGAGGAAAAAGTTGATCGCTTAAATACTTCTGAACCTGTTTATGATTTTACGAATTAA
- a CDS encoding flagellar brake protein has product MVKIGSTIFLELEETKNNVKVTRSFRCRFVDIESNRLIIDYPIDEETNKPSYFFDGTEFRAWYIAEDDAVYSFNTEIVGRRKGHIPVLLLKDPGKENYIRIQRRNHVRVETAVDVALHPINQEFSPFTSATIDISGGGCALIIPQGNSLPQNGELTIWLILHLQSGEISYVKARCRIIRIVKPREDARERVSLQFIEMDKQDREKIIRFCFERQLAIRRKQEA; this is encoded by the coding sequence TTGGTTAAGATTGGTTCTACCATCTTCTTAGAATTAGAGGAAACAAAAAACAATGTTAAGGTAACAAGGAGTTTTCGCTGCAGGTTTGTAGATATTGAAAGTAATAGGTTAATTATTGATTATCCTATAGACGAAGAAACGAATAAACCTAGTTATTTCTTCGATGGTACTGAATTTAGAGCTTGGTACATAGCTGAAGATGATGCGGTTTATTCATTTAACACAGAAATAGTTGGTAGAAGAAAAGGGCATATCCCTGTTTTATTATTAAAAGATCCAGGGAAAGAAAACTATATTCGAATTCAAAGAAGGAACCACGTTCGTGTGGAAACTGCGGTAGATGTAGCGCTACATCCGATTAATCAAGAATTCTCCCCTTTTACTAGTGCGACAATAGATATTAGTGGTGGCGGCTGTGCACTCATAATTCCTCAGGGGAATTCTTTGCCACAAAATGGAGAATTAACTATCTGGCTTATATTACATTTGCAGTCGGGAGAAATTAGTTATGTAAAGGCACGCTGTCGTATTATAAGAATAGTTAAACCGAGAGAAGACGCTAGAGAAAGAGTTTCCTTACAGTTTATCGAAATGGATAAACAAGACAGAGAAAAAATTATCCGTTTTTGTTTTGAACGGCAGTTGGCTATACGACGAAAACAAGAAGCTTAA
- the cmk gene encoding (d)CMP kinase — translation MNKQMNIAIDGPAGAGKSTVAKLVAERLSFLYIDTGAMYRALTYAALEEGVDLKDGQSLHKLLSKITISLNHEESRITVLVNQKDVTEEIRSKEVTSNVSLVSSHEQVRVEMVERQRELAKSGNSVLDGRDIGTFVLPNAQLKVFLTASVEERARRRFEEHEAKGIASDFEQLKKEIAKRDELDSTRDFAPLKKAIDAVEIESTKMSIHEVAEKIIKLAKERTV, via the coding sequence ATGAACAAACAGATGAATATTGCCATTGATGGTCCTGCAGGCGCAGGAAAAAGTACTGTAGCAAAGTTAGTTGCTGAACGATTATCGTTTCTTTATATTGATACAGGTGCGATGTATCGTGCATTAACATATGCTGCTCTTGAAGAAGGTGTTGACCTTAAAGACGGACAATCCTTACATAAGTTATTAAGTAAAATAACAATTTCATTGAACCATGAGGAAAGTAGAATAACTGTTCTTGTTAATCAGAAAGACGTGACAGAAGAAATTCGATCAAAAGAAGTGACATCGAATGTTTCGCTAGTTTCTAGCCATGAACAAGTTAGGGTTGAAATGGTCGAAAGGCAGAGGGAATTAGCCAAAAGTGGAAATTCAGTTTTAGATGGAAGAGATATTGGTACTTTTGTATTGCCAAATGCTCAGCTAAAGGTCTTTTTAACTGCTTCGGTTGAGGAACGTGCCAGACGTCGATTTGAAGAACATGAAGCTAAAGGAATAGCTTCAGATTTCGAACAATTAAAAAAGGAAATTGCGAAACGAGATGAGCTGGATTCAACACGTGACTTTGCTCCTTTAAAAAAAGCAATTGACGCTGTGGAAATTGAATCCACTAAGATGTCTATTCATGAAGTTGCTGAAAAAATTATTAAATTAGCAAAGGAGAGAACAGTGTAA
- a CDS encoding lysophospholipid acyltransferase family protein, producing the protein MGIYQFGQAVSRMVLSSSYKVEIIGEENIPKDGPVLLCCNHIHNFDPPLLGAYIKRPISYMAKQELFEQPILKQLLPRLGAFPVRRGMSDKQALRTALKLLKEGKMLGLFPEGTRSRDGQLGKGLSGAGFFALRTDAVVIPCAIIGPYKRFKSLKMVYGKPIDFSQLRSEKVSAEEATEVIMNQIKELLEEHSN; encoded by the coding sequence ATGGGAATCTATCAATTTGGTCAAGCCGTTTCGAGAATGGTTCTCTCGTCATCCTATAAAGTTGAGATCATTGGAGAAGAGAATATACCGAAAGATGGTCCTGTTTTACTTTGTTGTAATCATATTCATAATTTTGATCCTCCTTTGTTAGGGGCTTATATTAAAAGACCGATAAGTTATATGGCGAAGCAAGAGTTATTTGAGCAACCGATTTTAAAGCAACTTCTACCTCGGTTAGGAGCTTTTCCAGTTCGCAGAGGGATGAGTGATAAGCAAGCACTTCGGACAGCATTGAAATTATTAAAGGAAGGGAAAATGCTTGGCCTTTTTCCTGAAGGAACGAGAAGTAGAGATGGTCAGTTAGGGAAAGGATTATCTGGGGCAGGTTTTTTTGCTTTAAGGACAGATGCTGTTGTTATTCCTTGTGCCATTATTGGACCTTATAAGCGATTCAAGTCATTAAAAATGGTTTATGGGAAACCAATCGACTTTTCACAACTTAGAAGTGAAAAAGTTTCAGCTGAAGAAGCAACTGAAGTTATCATGAACCAAATTAAAGAATTACTTGAGGAGCATTCTAATTAA
- the rpsA gene encoding 30S ribosomal protein S1 has protein sequence MVEEMNNEVTKMKSFAVGEIVTGKVTKVEDKQAFVDVGFKVDGIVPISELSSLHVEKVSDVLSVDDELELKVLKSEDDELILSKRAVQAEKAWDELQKAFESGDILEAEVADVVKGGLVVDVGVRGFIPASLVERHFVEDFSDYKGKTLRLKVTEIDKANNKLILSQRAVLDQEVENKKKSVLKSLKAGDVVEGKVQRLTDFGAFIDVGGVDGLVHISQLAHHRVEKTSDVVKEGDTVKVKVLSVDQDSERVSLSIKDTQPGPWELFTNQVSAGDVLEGTVRRLVSFGAFVELAPGVEGLVHISQIANRHIGTPSEVLTEGEKVQVKVLDVNLEEKRVSLSIRELIEEETVDEDYKAYEASKEEEQGGFSLGDMIGDQLKKYKS, from the coding sequence ATGGTCGAAGAAATGAACAATGAAGTTACAAAAATGAAATCCTTTGCTGTAGGGGAAATTGTTACAGGTAAGGTAACAAAAGTTGAAGACAAACAAGCATTTGTGGATGTGGGATTTAAAGTAGATGGTATTGTTCCTATTAGTGAGCTTTCGAGTCTGCACGTTGAAAAAGTAAGTGACGTTCTTTCGGTTGACGATGAGCTCGAATTAAAAGTTCTAAAATCAGAGGACGATGAGCTAATCCTTTCAAAGCGGGCAGTACAAGCAGAGAAAGCATGGGACGAACTTCAAAAAGCGTTTGAATCAGGAGACATTCTAGAAGCTGAAGTGGCTGATGTTGTAAAAGGCGGTTTAGTTGTAGATGTAGGAGTTAGAGGATTTATTCCAGCATCTTTAGTTGAGCGTCATTTCGTTGAAGATTTCTCTGACTACAAAGGTAAAACACTCCGTTTAAAAGTGACAGAAATAGATAAAGCCAATAATAAGTTAATTCTTTCTCAGCGAGCTGTCCTTGATCAAGAAGTTGAAAATAAGAAGAAATCAGTTTTGAAATCTTTAAAAGCCGGTGATGTGGTTGAGGGGAAAGTTCAAAGGCTTACTGATTTTGGAGCATTTATTGATGTCGGAGGTGTAGATGGATTAGTACATATCTCTCAACTTGCCCATCATCGTGTGGAAAAAACATCCGATGTTGTCAAGGAAGGGGATACCGTTAAAGTGAAAGTACTATCTGTAGACCAAGATAGTGAACGTGTGTCATTATCTATAAAAGATACACAGCCGGGTCCTTGGGAACTTTTTACAAATCAAGTATCTGCAGGGGATGTCTTAGAAGGTACAGTAAGAAGGTTAGTTTCGTTTGGGGCATTTGTTGAACTTGCACCTGGAGTTGAGGGGTTAGTGCATATCTCTCAAATCGCGAACCGTCATATTGGAACGCCTTCTGAAGTGCTGACTGAAGGGGAAAAAGTTCAAGTGAAAGTGCTAGATGTGAATCTAGAAGAAAAGCGTGTTTCATTAAGTATTCGTGAATTAATTGAAGAAGAAACGGTTGATGAAGATTACAAAGCTTACGAGGCTTCTAAAGAGGAAGAACAAGGCGGTTTTTCTCTTGGTGATATGATTGGAGATCAATTAAAGAAATATAAAAGCTAA
- the fni gene encoding type 2 isopentenyl-diphosphate Delta-isomerase, translating into MSRSARKVDHINHALLTGQALSHGFEDVKFVHNSIPEINVDEINLSSKIGELTLSSPIFINAMTGGGGKETTKINQQLAEVAAETDIAMAVGSQMAAIKDKEQQPSYTIVRKVNPKGMVIANLGSEASIDQARQAVEMLEANAFQLHVNVIQELVMPEGDRNYAGTFKRIEELVHKLEVPVIVKEVGFGMSQETIKRLAAIGVEMVDIGGFGGTNFSKIENKRRDRQLRFFDNWGIPTTASLLEVHHANTCIDVLASGGMQTALDLAKSLALGARAGGFAGYFLKILKEDGQEALINEITDLKEDLTMILTALDVKSPHDLTKVPLVFSGETYQWACQRGIDIQSISTR; encoded by the coding sequence GTGAGTAGATCAGCTCGGAAGGTAGACCACATAAACCATGCATTATTAACCGGTCAAGCCCTATCACATGGATTTGAGGATGTTAAATTTGTTCATAATAGCATTCCTGAAATAAATGTAGATGAAATAAACCTCTCATCAAAAATCGGCGAACTTACTCTAAGTTCGCCGATTTTCATCAATGCGATGACTGGTGGCGGTGGGAAAGAAACGACAAAGATCAATCAACAACTTGCTGAAGTGGCTGCTGAAACGGATATTGCTATGGCTGTGGGGTCACAAATGGCCGCTATTAAAGATAAAGAGCAGCAACCGAGCTATACAATTGTTCGCAAAGTTAACCCTAAAGGAATGGTAATTGCGAATTTAGGTAGTGAAGCAAGTATTGACCAGGCAAGACAAGCTGTTGAAATGCTTGAAGCAAACGCATTTCAACTTCATGTAAATGTCATACAAGAGCTTGTTATGCCAGAGGGTGACAGGAATTATGCTGGGACGTTCAAAAGAATAGAAGAACTTGTTCACAAATTGGAAGTACCTGTAATCGTCAAAGAAGTAGGATTTGGAATGAGTCAAGAAACGATAAAGAGGTTGGCCGCCATTGGAGTTGAAATGGTCGATATAGGCGGTTTTGGTGGTACGAACTTTTCTAAAATTGAAAATAAACGCAGAGACCGTCAATTAAGATTCTTTGATAATTGGGGAATACCAACAACAGCTTCTTTATTAGAAGTGCATCATGCTAACACATGTATTGATGTTTTAGCATCAGGAGGAATGCAAACAGCGTTAGACCTTGCGAAAAGCCTAGCTTTAGGAGCAAGAGCTGGCGGCTTTGCAGGTTACTTTTTGAAAATATTGAAAGAAGACGGTCAAGAGGCATTAATAAATGAAATAACAGACTTGAAAGAAGACCTGACAATGATTTTAACGGCCCTTGACGTTAAAAGCCCACATGATTTAACAAAGGTACCATTAGTTTTTTCAGGAGAAACCTATCAATGGGCTTGTCAACGTGGGATCGATATTCAGAGTATAAGTACACGGTAA
- a CDS encoding YpzI family protein: MGKDRQESKLRKSGHVESDRDQSLEYAGAAKLQSPEEARRQQKR, encoded by the coding sequence ATGGGAAAAGATAGACAAGAAAGCAAACTAAGAAAGTCTGGACACGTTGAATCTGATCGCGATCAGAGTTTAGAATACGCTGGCGCTGCAAAGCTACAAAGTCCAGAAGAAGCTAGACGACAACAAAAACGATAA